The genomic stretch TGGTTCCAGAGTGgctgggatggatccagaggggctggggtggATCCAGAGGGATCAGAATGGATCTAGAGGGGTTTGGATGGATCCAGAGGGGTTGGGATGGATCCAGAGGGGTTGGGGTGGATTGCAGGGGTTGGATGGATCCAGAGGGTTGGGTTCACCAGCATGAGGGGTGAATgagtgggcacagctctggagaTCAAAGGTGGGACTCAGAGGTGCTCATGGACCTCTCCCAGTGCTTCTCCCAGCTCGTGTCCCCTCTCTGCATCTCCATAAATCCCTGCTGGGTTACACCAACCCCAAAACTGCATTTTCCCCACCTCCGCTGTGGATCCCACTTAGAGAATCCTCCCTTTCCTCTGGGTCACCCCAGAGCCATCTGAGCaccaatttttcctcattttttttttccagcagcaaAACCAGAGCTGTGGTACCTCTGTGtccaccccaaacccaaaccagaaTGGGGTTTATTCATCTGCTCGGATGAAATGTGAGGACAGAAAGGGATGAGctcccaggaagcagcaggatcaTTTCCATGGCATTGATCAGGGGCAGAGCTGCCGCTGGCTCAGCACTTTGAACCCCTGGATTTCATCAGTGGAGTGCTCAGCCCTCAGCTAATTGGATTTGCATCGTTAGGGTGATCTATGCCTCCTCCACGTATTCTGGGCACGGGCTTGGCTGGGATTttagcagggacagggagccaaAAAGGGCTGAACCTGCAAGGTCAGGCAGGAAAAGGGATCCTGGAGAGCTGGGACATCAAATATTGGGATATCAAACCTTGGGACATCAAATATTGGGCCATCACTTGGTaaaggcagggacagagctggagctgaagtttgggctgagggagggtttttatttttaactggAACCTTGCAAAGGACACAATCAGACCCTGCAAATCCAGGGTCAGAGAGAGTGTGAAAACCAGCTGGGATTAATTACTGTGCAGTGAATTAATGTCGCATTAATTAGGCTGCATCCCAACCTGCAGCCCTGAGCCTGCCACGGACCATGGCAaggtaaactgaggcacgggtggTGAAGCTTTGTCACTGGGTCACCCAGGGGGGCTTTGAGGGGTTCTGCACCTTGTCCTTGTCATGCTGGACCATGACAAAATATGTTTCCATGTTCAGTTTGGTTTTTCAAGATGTATCTCAGTTTAAGCCACTTTTCCTTCAATCTGTTTTCTCCCCATCCTGTGGAGCAGATCTTTAGATTTCCAGTGAAGACACAGAGCCACAACCAAAACCAGCTGTAAACCAATTTGCAGGGAATTAAAATccatgatattttttttttcctggccaaTAGGCTTTGCTTTACCcaggctaggaaaaaaaaaaattcaattttggcaaaaaaaaaaaaaatcaattatggtgaaaaaaaaattactcaattttggcaaaaaaattactcaattttggaaaaaaaaattactcaatTTTGGCAAAAAAATAAATACTCAATTTTggtgaaaaaagaaaatactgaattttggcgaaaaaaaatactgaattttggCTCCAAGAAGGAGCTCAGCTGTGCCTCTAAAATCAGATATTTGGGAGATGTTTGCTCCCACGGGAAGAAGGAAAGGTTCCAGTcctgcccagccctcccagcctggtTTTCAATCATGTCCAAGGGGAGCCAGGATAATTGGGAGCTGTGTCACAGCAGGTCAGACAAGCTGCTCTTCCCTGACCTTTAAATCCAGGAACTCACAAAAAATTGGGGCTTTTCTGCAGCCAGGCAGCCGGGACAGCATCTGCTGCCTGTCCTGCCTGGCTGTGCATCCAGGAAATGGGATTTATCCATGGATTTATCCCAACCATCCCTCCGGGTCTGCGGGAacacaggaaattcctctggctgccctggaggattcgagaccctgtcagggggctcagagaccttggcacagagcccaagccccctgtgcctttgattgagcccttggaaaaaacagttACCAACCTTTACGTGAAGGAttacaagccacaacagtttaagtagaatgatagtgaatttatcacggggtggaaaagtagattttggggtttttagaatgggggttcagaaggcaagatggagggatctgagcatgtccagcctttctccttcttcttcttcttcttcttggcctccatcctctgctgtgatggtggcacttttagattggtttagagtggaagctcactgtctaacataggtgataggtattgggaaggaattgtaaatattgtaaaaatTGTAGATTTTAGTATGAAGACATAACACCAcactgggggcaggcagagtgcctggactgtcctgctgaagggacctcagcagggcaggagaaaattttttatagataagataaaataaacagccttgagagtgagaaattaagagctctggctccttcttcaagtgctcggggatgggaaaagagacttttaacttttcttggggtcactctgaccagctagagatcctgacaccagagcagagctgggaggggggGACAGGGAATCCTGGCATGGGACCCCTAGGAATAGCTGGGTTTATCCATGGATTTATCCCAAACATCCCTCGGGAGGGGGACAGGGAATCCTGGCCTGGGacacccctggcagtgccggaTGATCCCAACAGGGGCAGGAGAGAACTGCGGGAAAAATTGCCGGCGGTGCTGAGTCGGGGGAATGGGAATGAGTCCGGTCCTTTACGGGAATCCTCATTGAAAATGCAGCCGTGGTTAAAGGATCTGCCTCTCCCAGAGCCGTCCTGGGGATGCCTgaggttttggcttttctatttttcagattctattcTGCCTTATTGTGTGGGTCTGGCATCgcattaggggatggtgagctctgtgcacggagcagggagacaaaacaattcctgctccagctggggaccaaggacaaatgatccagatctcaggcccaagagcataaataaTGCTCTGAAATAGTGGTGAtcatattaaaatataataaataatggtgaaatgaagagagaaaaacaagcagtatGGGACTTCATGGGGTAAATCTGGAATTGGACAATGAGCTccaagatgcaaatggagcagaattgATCAAAGTGAGAACGCCCCGTGAGTgattgtccattttgtgaccattttggttcatcttgggttcattttgggaccattttggtccatcttgggtgcagccctggctgggctcttgtgctgcccgaggtggatccatggaggagatccttttaataaatccctgctttattctgtaactctgtctagtctctgttctaggccaGCCTTCTCAAGGCACCACTGGTGATGATCTTTTACTGAAATGCTGGAATGAAAGCCCAGAGGTTTGGAGGAGCAGCCTCTGTCCCAAATCAGAGAATTCCTGACTGATCTGGGtcggaaaggaccttaaagctcatttaATTCCAATGACATGAGCAGAGACACCTTACCCCCCACCAAAGAAACCCAGAAAGGCCCCAAAATTCCTGGCAAGTTTGAAGGGAGTCCTGGAGAGCAGCAAAAGTTCCCACCAAGCCCTGAATAATAAAATTCATTTCAGAGGGGTTCCAGTCCTGCTGTCCTTGGAAAGGGCTGGgggagagaaaaagaagagaatcTGAGGAGGTTCCATGGGAACCTGCAGCCAGGATATTTAGGATATTTAGAAGTATCCTCAGCTGGGAGGAAGGGATCAAGTTCCTGGTGCAGAGGAGGAGCCCCAAAATTCAGTGTctgattttttaagttttcctgctcctgttccctggagaagctggtgctgagctgcagctggtgcAGAGACAGGAGCATCCCTCCTCTGTCCCTAGGGAGGGATCTTCGCTGAGCcaggcacaaaaaaaaaggaaaaaaaaaaaaaaaaaacacagcctCGAGCCCCCAGAAATAACAGCGCAATTAGCAAAGTAATTAAATCGCAAATCCTGCCCCGCTAATGTCAACAGCGGGGAGGGGGGGACAGAGACCTTGATTAAACTCGCCCTGGACAGTCAGGGATGGCTTTTCTGATCCCGGGAAATGAATCTGCCTCTCTGTGGTGAATATCCCTCCATCCCCTGGGATATGGGGCAGCTCGGGATGCAGCATCTCCTGCCCCAAAAATGTTGGGGTCCCCATTCCTGGACAAATCCCACAcggctgggagaggctggaggcATCCCAAGAGGGGGAATTGTTGCAGACgtctttttgtgaaaatcttattctttaggattttttccccttctgagaagctgaagcctcagaaacaaaatgtaaacaatggttatctgctgctgtggaatgcatcaggtggatttttgattgggccatcttgaatgtttacaattaatggccaaccacagaccagatagcttggactctctgtccgagccacagatctttgttattcattcttttctattcttagctggccttctgaggaaacctttccttctattctttttagtatagttataatgcaatatatatatcataaaataataaatcaagccttctgaacatggagtcaacattcttgtctcttccctcatccaagaacccttgtgaccacggtcacagggAACTGGGGAAAAAAGGCTCTGAGTTTGGAGGGTGAGGAAATGATGGAGGCAAAGGGAAGGGGCTGAGCTCAGCACAGGATAATCCCCATTTTTCACTCTGCTTTGATCCCTCCTCCCTCTGAGCCCAGAGACATGGGTGCTCCGTGAGGTTTGAGGGGTTTTGTGAGGGTTTAAAGGATTTGTAAGGCACGGCTGGGGGCACAAGAACCCCATGGGGAGCAGGGGGACATCAGGGTGCAggtccccagctctgcctgctgctccgcacaggtggctcctgcagcctCACAAGGCCAAATTAAAATGCAAATATGTCCCTGCCTGCTGGGAACAGATAGTGAACCACCGAGCAGGGAAAAGGCAGCAGGAATAAACACAGGGAGCACTGAGAGAGCTGCTTTCTCATTATTTtacatgtttttttttctttctgtggcGCTTGGCTGTTTGGTTGGGGATTATTTAATGGGGTCTGGGGCAGTCAAGGGGgaaggggctgggtttggggtagcacaggtgggtttggggtttgtcccCATGGGTGCCACCAACCCCAAGATGCAAACTCCATCTCCCCATCTCCAACAGCACTCTGGGGTCTTTTTTATAAATTATTATGTCCCAACTGGATCATTCTTATGGGGAAAACAATGGCAGTGGTAGGAGTGAAGAGGAGCAGAGACCATCTGAGCCTTCAgagaattcccatttttctggGATTTGTCCCCGGATGTTTTGCATTTGCTGATGGACTTCCAGGGCATCAGCACCTTGGAAAAATTGGTGGGGAGCTGCTTTGCTGGTATTCTGAATTCCCAGGATGGGTGAGACTCAGGGGAATGTGTATTTAGGGGTGTCTGTAAGTGCACCCCTGCCCCTGAGCAAAGCCTTTCTATATTATAcagcatttatatatatatatatatatatatatatataaatatatatatagacatTAGAGATTCATATATATGTATGAAGCCTAAATACATCCATATGTATGAATTATAAATATCTGCATCTAAAGGTACCAATAAATAGATGGAGCCACACAGAAGGGTTTGCTCTCTTCACCCTGAGCAGGAACAAACACAAAaccctgagcagggatttttcCCTGGTTCCTCACCCAggaatgattcccagagatgcTGGGAATGGCCTGGAGGAGGTGGCAGGGGGTGCAGGGATGCTGCAGGACACAAACTGGGGGTGCAAACACCATGGGGCCGTGGGTGCTGGATTCCCAGTGCTGAGCTGGATCCATCAGCTGGGATGGGAAGCGATGGGCTGGAAAACCTCTGCTGATATTTGGTGTCAGACCTTGGGCTTGGCCACAGCTGGGAGAGCAGCCAGGAGAGGTGGGAGAGCCTGGCAGTGGGGACAGCCCCTGCCAAGCCTGGCCAAGCTCCCTGATTgccacagctctgtccctgctgcctccaTCGTCTCCCACATCCACAGGGACCAGAGTCAGGCACTGCCAGCTCTTATTACAGCTACAAAATTTTATTCCACCTTTTTCTGACCTTcccccccctctttttttttcttccctttgtaaatctttttccccccaaaaaatattCATTTATGTTAATTCAGCGAGGAGGTTTGGTGGttccaggcagggcaggcagctgtgTTAATTTTCCTGCTCAGAGCCACAATCAGCTCTGTGGCTGGTTCAGACAAAAACCAACTCCCTGCATGCCCTGCCTGCACTCTGAGCACGTCTCAACTCCcttgtatttatatttacatgTACATATTTGTGTATAGAAAACCAGCATAGAGCTCTCAGGTAAATTTTAAGGCCACCCAGGGGAGAAACTTTCACAGACTCCAAATTGATAAACTCCTTaaagaggtttttgagacaccacaTACCACCCCAGACCATGGCTTACCTgctagggaaactgaggcacaggatgggctctgtgcccatccaGGAAGAGGAGAGGATTTTGGAGGGGAAACCCTCAAAACCACAAAATGCTCAGTCAAAGCTGAGCCAtccctcagcagaccccaaaagccacccccaaacccaccccaggcACCACAGCAGAGACAGGGCCCATGACAGTGCTGCCACTTTtgctttttgtttcatttttttccttttctggtcttttatttaagaaaaaaaaaaaaaaaaagaaagaaagaaaagaagaaaaaaaaaaaaaagaaaaaaataaagagacaCAGTGGTGGGTAACTTTCGATCCAGAAATAATCCGCTGCCAACTTCCACCAGGTGATGCTGgggggggggtccctgtccccacatgCTCGGTGCCCATGGGGATaattgcacagcccagggcaccctgGATGCTCCACACTGGGCCGGGAGATGGGGTGGCCCTGGGCTGGGTGagccagaggggctgggaggTGCCACCAGCACATGGGGACCAGGAGGCATCGGGTTATGGCAGTCAGAAGGCACCACACAGGCTGAGCCCGgcccctgggctggcactgggggagctgggctggccctgggacacacaggcCAGGTCCCATTGAGGGTGTCCCCACACCACATTCCCGTCCCAGAGCCACATTCCAGCCCTGGGAGGCGGCACAAAgcagtggctgcccctggagaccccagcagggctgtggggtggaggggtcccagcactgggacagagggacaggcagggtgggcagcaaaTGGCCCCGCTGGCCACCCTCACCCTGCCCAAGCAGCCagggagcagggcacagcaggaatttggggctgtggtggggacagcagtgccctgggccTGTGGCCATTGTGCCCCCCACTCCTGCCTCCCGCAGCATCACCCAGCGTGGGCCAACATCCCAAAAACCACGGGGTGACCCAGCTCTCACCTCCAAAATTGTGCAACTGAGCGCAGCAAAGGCTGGAGGAGGCCCTTGGGGAGCCCTCACCCAccacctccctgctgggctccGGGGGGAATTCGGGATCTCTCCCttctcccagccccttcccagcaggaGCCCCAGCCTCCCCCTGCACACCCTGAGCTGTGACCCCATCCCCTGGGAGGCCacgctgtgctgctgctcccctgggacACCCGCTGAGGAAAACTGAAACAAGGCCCCGCCAGAGGCGCCTTTGGAGGGGGTGAGGACGTGAGATGTGCGGAAGAAGGAGCCAAACGTGGGCGCCTGGCCCCGGGGAAGCGTGGTGGCGGCGTGGCACGGCGTGGCGTGGCGTGGCACAGCGTGGCAGCCCCTCCCTCCCGCCCCgtccccgctgctgctgctgctgcccctgcgtTAAGCGATCTCCTTGATCCTGCGGATGTAGTTGTGGAGCTCCTCGGGGTCCTGCAGCCCCATGTCCTGGCACACCCACTCCAAGTCCTCCTCGTCGGCGATGGGGATGGAGTTGTAGGCCAGCTCGTCCGAGGGCATGGTGGCGAAGGTGGTGAACTTGACCCGCTTCCGCTTGGAGGTGGGCGAGTTGAGCGGGTCCTCGCTCTGGTCCCGCGTGGAGCCCCCCGAGGAGCCGTCCCCACGCCCGTGCACCTGGCTCTGCACGCTGGTCTGCGAGCTCCCGCTGCTGTGGTGGTCCCCGTGGCAGCAGGTCTGCACGTTCTCCAGCGGGTTCCCCGGGCTCTCGGGCTGCGGGGAGAGGTCATTGTGAGCCCTCAAGGGCTGCCCGTtgcccaggaagacccagtggTGGGAATGGTCCATGTTGGTCTGGCCTTCCGGCGGGATGCGCTTGTGCCGGTACTTCAGCACAAAGACGATGCAGTTGATGAGGAAGACCAAGATGGCCAGGCAGAAGACGCCCAGCAGGGCATACATGCCGATCTCCAGGTCCGTCAGCCCCCGCGTCACCTGCACGAAGCCGGTGGGGATGGTGGGGAAGTCCTCGGTGGGGTGGGACGCGCTGGACATCCGGCTGTCCTGGCTCGGCTCCGCCTTCCTGTCCACCTCTGCCCGCAGGGTGGTGCTGGCCccgggctcccccagccccggcCTGCTGGACACGTGGTCATAGTCGTAGGTGGGGTCCTCCTCGGAGCCAAAGTGGACACGGACAGTGGCCAAGGCCGTGGAGAGGACGCTCTTGCGCTTGGTCTTCTGGCAGCTCTCGCAGATGACCAGCTCGGCCCGCAGCAGCTCCCCCGCACCCTCGCTCTCGGCCACCACCAAGGGGAACGCCCGGTCCTGGGTCACCGACACCACCTTCTCGTCCAGGCTGCTCACCACCAGGTTGTAGTCCTTGGGGTCGTACAGGGACAGGGGCGCCGTGGTGCCGTCGCTGTAGGAAATCCACAGGCTCAGCAGCGCTTCCTGCGGGACCAACACACGCACCGGTTGCCCAGCAGGAGGCCAGTCCCACCTGCACCCCTTTGTCCACCCCCCATCCACCCTTTATCCCTCCATAACCCATCTTGTTCCCACCATTCCCTGTTTTTTCTCCTCAGCCTGTTCTTCTCTCCACGTTCCCCGTGCTTGCCCAGGCTCAACCCAAATCCCAGGTGTGGCTCCCAGAGCTGTACAGGATTCCCTCCCTCCCCCTTTGTCCCCACAGTTGTGTCCTGTCTCCAGGCTTGGATCACAGGTCTCTGTGAAGGTttctggggtgttttggggtcaccagggTGTTGTGAGGACAGTGGGTGCTGCGAGGGCTGGAGTGTGGGCAGGATTTGGGAGGAGGAGGCTGCACCCCAAGTTCCTCCCCAGGCTTGGATGCACCCCTGGCCTCACCTGCTTGAAGAAGCTCAGAGTTTGCTGCACGGACGTGCGGGCGATGATGGTGTGGCTGTTGCCAGGGCTGGGGTGGAGGGACAGCGAGAGGCTGGAGACCACCTGGGCCTTCAGGTCCGTGATGCTGACCTTCTCCTCTGCCACTGTCACCAGCGTCTCACCCAGCACCGCCTCCACCAGCGGGGACACCACCTGCAGGGGACGAGGTTCCTGTCACCCCCTACCAGCCCAGCCAGGTTGGAAGAAGGGGAAAAGGTGGGCAGGGGTACCTTGAAGAGGGTGGTCCCTGGCTCCCGCCCGGCCAGCGTGGAGCTGTCCACCATGTGGGCCACTCGTGGGTCATCCACGCGCATGAAGTCGCTGACCAGGTCGGTGACCTCCACCAGCCAGTCCGGCCCCAGCATGGTGACCACCTGGCCCGTGCCCTCAGCCGCCGTGGTGTGGAACTGGGTGAAGACCTGCAGCGTGGAGTGCTGGTACTGCAGggcacagccccggctctgcttccgctcatcctcatcctcctcgtgCTCGCTGTCCCGCACTGACCTGCgggacggatggatggacggacggacagatGGATGAACAGGGCAGTGAGTAGGAAGTGCTGCCAAGCTCCCCGCATCATGGCTCCTCAGGCCCCCTCAGGAGAGGTGGCCAATCAGGGAAAAACGAAATGTCACCAAAAAATGGTGGCTCCAGGGCAAAAGATGCCCATTGTCCATGAAGGATTCAGGGGATTTAGCAGGACGTGGTAACAGCAGGGTCACCAGCATCTCTGCCCACTCAGCAAATGAGAGGACAAGGTATCTCTGcttgggatggacacctggacgtCTCTAGACCTCAAAAAAGGGACTTGGGAGCTTGGCTGTTCCCAGTTTCATCCAGGGAACTTTTGACCACTGCCAAGGAGGGATGTTCTCCACCAACCTCACTGTGAAATTTATTCCTTCCCCATAACTGTGTCCATGACCTCTCCCCTTTCCACCAAAGACCCCTGAGACACCTCTTTCCCCACCACCTTTAAAACCCCCTCATGAAGTAGCTGAAAAAGACAATTAACCCATGACCACCACCTACACCTTGCCTTCTCCAGGCCGGCTCCTCAGCACCCACCTCCTGTCCGGCAGGATGGGCACCCTCCAGCCCTTGACCTGGCTCAGCCGGGCGTCCGAGAGCTCGATGTGCAGGGGCAGTTTGGGCACCCACACCGTCATCTCCAGCGGGGCCGACAGGTGCTCATAGGTGAAGGTGACCCGGGCGCTCATGGAGCCCCGCGACTCCTT from Melospiza melodia melodia isolate bMelMel2 chromosome 21, bMelMel2.pri, whole genome shotgun sequence encodes the following:
- the TMEM132E gene encoding transmembrane protein 132E, yielding MASLEKMLPGPAALLCCLCSLLLPAHAKGPAPSPEPAEPPGAILLPVSYRLSNTRLAFFLKELGASPAGNGSAPLQRSEPFVVFQTKELPVLNVTLGPFSTGLVLPKEHLQPSSTLEVPDRLTVNWKVRAFIVQPRLVASQPVVQVLFYVAGRDWDDFDVTDRLPCVRLHAFRDARELKSSCRLRGSLAMCLVQAELPHAWFGPSAVPLGRRKSAESLEGESQQAELYYTLHAPDGAGQCLGDARRGVGGARTEGPTQHPLLRIGSVSLLQPPPGPALQEHHLDGNVFIRLPDKPLKPGEVLSILLYLMSNSTVEHFTLRVKAKKGVNLLSTKSRSGQWLVSSELLTGGKHSTATVDVSRVDGAGPRDGDSSSEIMQLDFEMENFTSQSVTRRIMWHIDYRGRNPPPDLEKVVTELTVIQRDIRAIVPLAMDTEIINTAILTGRTVAIPVKVIAIELSGDIVDVSAMVECKSNNEDIIKVSSSCDYVFVSGKESRGSMSARVTFTYEHLSAPLEMTVWVPKLPLHIELSDARLSQVKGWRVPILPDRRSVRDSEHEEDEDERKQSRGCALQYQHSTLQVFTQFHTTAAEGTGQVVTMLGPDWLVEVTDLVSDFMRVDDPRVAHMVDSSTLAGREPGTTLFKVVSPLVEAVLGETLVTVAEEKVSITDLKAQVVSSLSLSLHPSPGNSHTIIARTSVQQTLSFFKQEALLSLWISYSDGTTAPLSLYDPKDYNLVVSSLDEKVVSVTQDRAFPLVVAESEGAGELLRAELVICESCQKTKRKSVLSTALATVRVHFGSEEDPTYDYDHVSSRPGLGEPGASTTLRAEVDRKAEPSQDSRMSSASHPTEDFPTIPTGFVQVTRGLTDLEIGMYALLGVFCLAILVFLINCIVFVLKYRHKRIPPEGQTNMDHSHHWVFLGNGQPLRAHNDLSPQPESPGNPLENVQTCCHGDHHSSGSSQTSVQSQVHGRGDGSSGGSTRDQSEDPLNSPTSKRKRVKFTTFATMPSDELAYNSIPIADEEDLEWVCQDMGLQDPEELHNYIRRIKEIA